The following are encoded together in the Bradyrhizobium sp. CCGUVB1N3 genome:
- the mdcC gene encoding malonate decarboxylase acyl carrier protein — translation MEKLSFKLTAPQRAGGTRTQAIVGVVASGNLEVLLERASPADVCTIDIATAAHGFGAVWDAVVRDFVARRSAGGLRISINDGGARPDTVALRLAQGIRKIEGPER, via the coding sequence ATGGAAAAGCTCAGCTTCAAACTAACCGCACCGCAGCGAGCCGGTGGTACCCGCACGCAGGCGATCGTCGGCGTCGTCGCCTCCGGCAATCTCGAGGTCCTGCTGGAACGGGCCTCGCCGGCCGACGTCTGCACGATCGACATTGCGACCGCGGCCCATGGCTTCGGCGCGGTGTGGGACGCCGTGGTCCGGGACTTCGTCGCCCGCCGATCTGCCGGTGGCCTACGCATCTCCATCAATGACGGCGGAGCCCGGCCCGACACGGTCGCGCTCCGCCTCGCGCAAGGCATCCGCAAGATCGAGGGGCCGGAACGATGA